In one window of Methanococcoides methylutens DNA:
- the mfnA gene encoding tyrosine decarboxylase MfnA, whose product MEESGIPRDEILSILKNAKSADTSYDRVLSSMCTYPHEIAVLAHTQFIEANMGDPGLFPGTYDLEKKVLKMFGSLLHHNNDPEECGYLTTGGTESNIQAIRSMVNYRRDIKKPNVVMPESAHFSFDKVADLSGIEIRKASLDHFLKVDLGLVRSLIDENTIGLVGIAGTTEFGQIDPIEQLSEIALEKNLFLHVDAAFGGFVLPFMDLDYHYDFEVEGVTSMTIDPHKMGLSTIPSGGLLFRETEYLNDLEIHTPYLSINKQYSLTGTRSGAAVASTYAVMKHLGREGYRQVIDQCMEQTEKIVEGAKALGIEPVIDPVMNVVALQVPDADNIRKRLLDEFGWHVSITRKPRALRLVIMPHINNSTIELFLNDLEKLI is encoded by the coding sequence ATGGAAGAAAGCGGAATACCCAGAGATGAGATCCTCTCTATTTTAAAAAACGCGAAATCAGCAGATACTAGTTATGATCGTGTTCTAAGTTCTATGTGTACTTATCCACATGAAATTGCAGTTTTAGCACATACACAATTCATTGAAGCTAATATGGGAGATCCTGGTCTTTTCCCTGGAACTTATGATCTGGAAAAAAAAGTGCTAAAAATGTTCGGTTCTCTTTTACACCATAACAATGATCCTGAAGAATGTGGTTATTTAACAACTGGTGGAACTGAATCTAATATACAGGCAATAAGATCCATGGTAAATTATCGTCGTGATATTAAAAAACCAAATGTTGTAATGCCGGAATCTGCACATTTTTCTTTTGACAAGGTTGCAGACCTTTCAGGAATAGAAATAAGGAAAGCTTCACTTGATCATTTTCTGAAAGTTGACCTCGGATTAGTGAGGTCATTGATCGATGAGAATACAATAGGTCTTGTTGGTATAGCAGGAACAACAGAATTTGGTCAGATAGATCCTATTGAACAGCTATCAGAGATCGCTCTTGAGAAAAATCTTTTTTTGCATGTTGATGCTGCATTTGGTGGTTTTGTCCTTCCATTTATGGATCTGGATTATCATTATGATTTTGAAGTTGAAGGTGTAACTTCAATGACAATTGATCCTCATAAGATGGGATTGAGCACCATTCCTTCAGGCGGATTGCTGTTCCGTGAAACTGAATATTTGAATGATCTTGAGATACACACTCCTTATTTGAGCATCAATAAACAATATTCTCTCACAGGTACCAGAAGTGGGGCAGCAGTAGCTTCAACATATGCTGTTATGAAGCATCTTGGAAGAGAAGGTTACAGGCAGGTGATAGATCAATGCATGGAACAAACAGAGAAAATTGTTGAAGGTGCTAAAGCACTTGGAATCGAACCTGTTATTGATCCTGTCATGAATGTTGTAGCTCTACAGGTTCCAGATGCCGATAACATAAGGAAGAGATTACTTGATGAATTCGGCTGGCATGTTTCAATAACACGAAAACCCCGAGCTCTGCGTCTGGTGATCATGCCTCACATTAATAATAGTACGATCGAACTTTTCCTGAATGATCTTGAAAAACTGATCTGA
- a CDS encoding ORC1-type DNA replication protein yields the protein MENKSLDGLFEDLLQNESLFKNKEVLRPSYTPASLPHRTEQVNTLATILVSALRGDTPSNILIYGKTGTGKTAVARYVGIELERKSDDISIDCSVLYLNCEVIDTQYRLLANLAKHFGEDIPMTGWPTDQVFTKFKEAIDSKKQVIIIILDEIDKLVKKGDDVLYNLSRINTDLKNAKVSMIGISNDLKFTEFLDPRVKSSLGEEEIIFPPYDAEQISDILRQRASIAYKEEVLDEMVIPLCSAFAAQEHGDARRALDLLRVAGELAERENEANVGEVHVRMAQEKIEIDRIVEVVRTLPTQSKLALYSVMLLRNNGHRNVTTGEVYNVYRQLCVNVDMDILTQRRVTDLISELDMLGILNAVVVSKGRYGRTKEIVLSVPIESTRRVLLEDYRLGMLAGFKPVITAQMHL from the coding sequence ATGGAGAACAAATCATTAGATGGATTATTTGAGGACTTATTACAAAATGAATCTCTTTTTAAGAACAAAGAAGTTTTAAGACCTTCATATACACCAGCATCCCTTCCTCACAGAACTGAACAGGTCAACACTCTTGCTACCATTCTTGTTTCAGCACTTAGGGGAGATACACCATCAAACATTCTTATCTATGGAAAAACCGGTACTGGTAAAACAGCTGTTGCTCGTTATGTTGGTATTGAACTTGAAAGAAAAAGTGACGATATAAGTATTGATTGTTCAGTACTGTATCTAAACTGTGAGGTCATTGATACCCAGTACAGGCTCCTGGCAAATCTTGCAAAGCATTTTGGTGAAGACATCCCTATGACCGGCTGGCCTACTGACCAGGTGTTCACAAAATTCAAAGAAGCTATTGATTCAAAAAAGCAGGTTATCATAATTATTCTTGATGAGATCGATAAACTTGTCAAGAAAGGTGATGATGTTTTGTACAATCTTTCTCGTATCAATACTGACCTAAAAAATGCAAAGGTCAGTATGATCGGTATTTCAAATGACCTGAAATTTACGGAATTCCTTGATCCAAGGGTCAAAAGTTCTCTTGGAGAAGAAGAGATCATCTTCCCTCCTTATGATGCTGAACAGATCAGTGATATCCTGAGGCAAAGAGCATCCATTGCATACAAAGAAGAGGTGCTTGATGAAATGGTAATTCCTCTGTGTTCTGCCTTTGCAGCCCAGGAACATGGTGATGCAAGGCGTGCACTTGACCTTCTGAGAGTTGCCGGCGAACTTGCTGAGCGTGAGAACGAAGCAAATGTTGGTGAAGTTCACGTTAGAATGGCTCAGGAAAAGATCGAGATCGATCGTATTGTTGAAGTTGTCAGGACTTTACCCACACAGTCAAAGTTAGCTCTCTATAGTGTCATGCTTTTGAGGAATAACGGACACAGGAACGTCACTACAGGTGAAGTGTACAACGTTTATCGTCAGTTATGCGTGAATGTTGATATGGATATCCTGACACAGCGAAGGGTCACTGACCTAATCTCAGAATTAGATATGCTGGGTATTCTTAATGCAGTGGTCGTAAGCAAGGGACGCTATGGAAGAACAAAAGAGATCGTTCTGAGCGTACCTATAGAAAGCACACGCCGTGTCCTGCTTGAGGATTACAGACTGGGAATGCTTGCAGGTTTCAAACCGGTGATAACAGCACAGATGCATCTTTGA